The segment ttttagttacaagctggggacgcattggttagaagtaacggaagaggagaaggacctaggggttcttgtagaccggaggatgactatgaaTCGACAATGTGacatggcggtgaaaaaagccaatgcggtcttgggatgcattaggcgaggtatatctagtagggataaggaggtgctgcttccgttgtataaggcgctggtgagacctcatttggagtactgtgtgcagttctggtctcccatgtttaaaaaagatgaactcaaattggaacgggtgcagagaagggccactaggatgatcagaggaatggaaaacctgtcgtatgaaaggagactagaggagctcgggttgtttagtctgacaaaacgaaggctgaggggggatatgattgctctctttaaatatatcagagggataaataccagggagggagaggaattattccagcttagtactaatgtggacacgagaacgaatggatataaactggcagtggggaagtttaggcttgaaattagacgaaggtttctgaccgtcagaggggtgaaatattggaacggccttccgagggaaacggtgggggcgagggacctgtctggttttaagattaaattagataagtttatggagggaatggtttaatggtaaaacatattagctgaggaataccgagcaatagcaggtaaatagtataatggctaacaagggtcaggctggagactcttgcctacatgctcggggtcttactgatcgccatatttgggatcgggaaggaattttcctccagggtagattgcctgaggccctggaggtttttcgccttcctccgcagcatggggcagggatcgctagcaggagggttctctgccaattgaagtcaccaagacataggatttggggacttcatcagcagagtcaagggaagggtagggacggttttgtggcctgcagcatgcagggggtcagaccagatgatcataatggtcccttctgaccttaaagtctatgagtctatgagctgcagtccacagggccctgagctggaacctggagtagagggcaggcctgggttccccccaaacctcccaattgacctggactgtgggttctcccagaggagaaggtctctgggctgttccccaacccacatggtgaatctctgaggcaagaaaatcgccaataagcacaggacccaccaagatagaagaggaactttgtcacgTGGCCTTATGTACATAAAAATACATGTGCTTCAATATTTATCAGACCAGGGCCTATATGTTCCAGCATCTTTCAACATAACAGCATATTTGatgcatatattaaaaaaaaaaaaatcttgtgccTTCAAGTAATTGTTTTTTAGATTTGTCAGGACTCTCCTCAGTTGTCATGTTATGGCAACATCACAGTCTTCCAACTCaccttttcttattttaaaattattatacaTAATCCCACATCTAAAAATATTGGATGCCTTGTAAATTGctcagtgtggtttttttttttagttactttacatagaaaagagatggattgtcaggaaagaaaacagatttttccACTTATTAATTAATATCTGCTAAATTCCAGAGTGAGTCCTCATTAAGCTATATTTTGCTAACCTTCTGTCTGAGCATCTAAAAGCtatagggacaaattctgccctgacttaCATCTTGTGAAAATCAACGGGAGGTCAGTGTCTGACTGCCTTTTGTGCTTTCAAAAATCTCCCctctcaaaaataaaatgtacctCACCTCCATGCTGCAGTTTTGTTGACTGCTTTCTTTTGTCACAGTTTATAAATAGTATCTTTCATTTCTGCACAGGATACTACAGTCTAGTTTTGGTGTCAAATGTTCACACTTAAAGCTCTGTCTTGATATTTTAGCAGTGTGTGTAGATGCATTTGTGTTCATTGTTGAGATTAACCATTGTTTTATCGAGGAAAAGCGCATAGTATGTACAGCAGTGGTGCCCAAGCTTTTTACCTCACGcccccccttacctctgtctgcgccccctcccccgagccagGAGTGGGGCTGTGGTTCCGGGAGCGGGGGGACTCGGACAGGGTACaggataagggaagccaaggctggggccacagcttgGTGCGggggcagagctgaggctggCAGCCTGGGGTTGGGGGCCACAGCcaagagcagagccccaggccagcAGTCACGGCTAAGAGCGGAGCCCTGGGCGTGGGGCCGGCGGCCGAGACCCCGGGcacagtgagggggatggggccaggagcagagctgagtgccGCTCCCTGCCCGGGTCCCAGCTGCACCTTGCAGCCTAGGtggacagacacatgctagctctgcttgagctagtgcacttGAGCTAGAAGTGTGGACCTCGTGGCATGGGTTAGCCACCTGAGTACGGACCCAGGGAGTAGGACAGGCTTATACTCCGGTAGCTAGCCCAAGCCATTTCACATTCCACAACATCCGCACTATTTCTAGTgtactagcttgagcagagcagGTGTGTGCATGTCcatctacctgggctgggaggcatgctcccagTTGTGGTGTAGCCCTATCTGTAGTATTAGTGTATGGACTCTCACGAGGATGGGGCAGATCATTGTTAAAGACTGTCATATTTTCTGAATCCTATTTTAAAAAGTCCATGGTAGAGACACAAGTCACCATTTAATCTGGAGACACGTGGCTTCAGACCTAGTGCCCATCCATAGCTTTCAGCACCAACATTTTCAGCTTCTGCCTCTCAAGCTAACCGAGAGCCTCCTGTAGTGTTATACCTAGCTCTTACGCAGTACGTTTTATTATAgatctcaatgtgctttacaaaagaggtaagtatcattatgcccattttacaacCAGGGCATGGAGAGGTgatggtcagtggcagagtcagaaatagaacacaggtctcctatACACTAGGACTCGCTGGCTCTTGCAGTATTTAGACTTGTATCTTCTTAGTGTCTGATTACATTGCCCTCTGGTGGCTGGAGCTCTAATACACTTTGGGCATTCTATCGCTATAtgacagtaaaaagaacaggagtacttgtggcaccttagagactaacaaatttattagagcataagctttcgtggactgcagcccacttcttcggatgcatatagagtggaacatatattgaggagatatatatacacacatacagagagcatgaacaggtgggagttgtcttaccaactcagaggccaattaagtaagagaaaaaaacttttgaagtgataatcaagatagcctagtacagacagtttgataagaagtgtgagaatacttagaaggggagatagattcaatgtttgtaatggctcagccattcccagtccttattcaatcctgagttgattgtgtctagtttgcatatcaattccagctcagcagtctctctttggagtctgtttttgaagtttttctgttgtaagatagccacccgcaggtctgacattgaatggccagacccGTTAAAGtcttctcccactggtttttgagtattatgattcctgatgtcagatttgtgtccattaattcttttgcgtagagactgtccggtttggccaatgtacatggcagaggggcattgctggcacatgatggagcccctgatggtatggctgatgtgattaggtcctatgatgatgtcacttgaatagatatgtggacagagttggcatcgggctttgttacaaggataggttcctgggtatATGACAGTAGTACATATACGCACTGGGCAGTACACTGTTTATTCCCCCATATAGATGATGCTGTGCCTTGAGCAGCTGAAGTCCATATCCAAAAAAAGGGGAACCTCTCCTTAGCTACAGCATGTGTGCATACCGACATATGCCATGGTTAATATCTGAATTGTACATGTAGCATTAGGGATAGAAATTAGGATCTTCAGAGGTTCGCCTTTAGTTCAATGGGTAGCTTCTGCTGGTGGAGCAGAGGAGCTATGATTTAGATGGCAATTATGGAGTTCTGTGTTTTGTGAACATGGAATGAACCCAGACCGACTGTTGCCCAGAGCTGCTTGAGCTCTGTTTAAACGAGGAAGAGGTGGGTCCATAATGgagttagagctggttgaaatatttttttcattaaaaaatggcttttaaaccaaaacattttttctggtTTTCAACCATATAAAGCTTTCGGTTTGAAGTAGTTTTCAAAAACGAGTTTTTGTAATTGACAATTTTTGAAAGTCAAAGTTTTTGATTtttggttctgttttgtattggaaaaaaaattatggCCTCGAAGAATGAAGTGTCAGTCCTGTGACTTCCTCTGACTGGGCTACAAGGGTTATAAATCCTAATATCAGGCAACATTGATTCAGAATTAGCTTAAATGATAGAGGTATGTGTTTTTTGGAGAGGAAGACCAGAGGTTCTAGCTCTGCTGTTTTATGTGCAGCATAGCTGGCAACTCTGTCCTTTGTTACAAATTAAGGAAAATCCAGAAAAAACCAATCCAAGGGGGATGATTTTCTGTACAGTCAAGGGTGTGGCCAAAGGTTGTTATACATGCAACTTCCAAAATTAACAGGCGTTATATCATAACACACTTCACCTTATGTGTTCAGAGCAGTGCCCCAGAACTTTTCTGAAACATTATCTCCAGAATCCAAAACAAATCTTCATTCTTCCCTTTTAAATTGTTCTCCTGCAGCTACTTGTCTTGGCACGAAATATTAGCCATGTGATCACTGGACTATCTGCCTTGACCTTGACCTCTGAGTATGTGCTGTCAGAAAAATTTCCCTGCATTTCACTGAGTGGTGCTCCATTGGTATTCCTGTCTGTTGGAAGCATCTCATTGTTCTACAGTAGTATATTTTTCACTTTGATCAAATGTCTTGCTAAAGCACATTCTTTCTTTTTGCTTAGGGGTGGAGAGCAAGATACTAGTTGGCGCTTATCTGTGaagtttatttatttactttatttcaGAAGTGAAAAGCATTCGCTAACGTCTGTGTCAGTCACTAGAAggtgtcaagcaattaaaaaaattaatcatgattaatcgcgcaattaaaaaaattgctctgttaataatagaataccatttatttgaatatttttggatgttttctacattttcaaatatatttatttcaattacaacacagaatacaaagtagagtgctcactttatttctgattaaatatttgcactgtaaaaaaatagtatttttcaattaatctgtaatacaagtactgtagtgcaatctctttatcatgaaagttgaacttacaaacatagaattatgtacaaaaaaactgcattcaaaaacaaaacaatataaaactttagagcctacaagtccactcagtcttacttcttgtgcagccaaatcgctaagacaaacaagttttacATTTATGggggataatgctgcctgcttcttatttacaatgtcacctgaaagtgagaacaggcgttcgcatggcactgttgtagccggcatcgcaagatatttacatgccaggtgcactaaagattcatgtcccttgatgcttcaaccaccattccagaggacatgggtccatgctgatgatgggttctgctcgataatgatccaaagcagtgcggaccaatgcatattcattttcatcatctgagtcagatgccaccagcagaaggttgattttcttttttggtggttcgggttctgtagtttctgcatcagagtgttggtcttttaagacttctgaaagcatgctccacaccttgtccctctcagattttggaaggcacttcagattcttaaaccttgggtcaagtgctgtagctatctttagaaatttcgcATTGGTATCTTCtatgcattttgtcaaatctgcagtgaaagtgttcttaaaacgaacaacatgctgggtcatcattgaAGATTGCTATAACgtgaaatatatgtcagaatgcgggtagaacagagcaggagacatgcaattctcccccaaggagttcagtcaaatttaattaacacttttttttttaaatgagcgtcatcaacatagaagcatgtcctttggaatggtggccaaagcatgaaggggcatacgaactTTTAGTATAACTGGCACGTAATACCTTGCAAttccggctacaaaagtgccatgcaaacgtctattctcattttcaggtgacattgtaaataagaagcgggcagcattatctcctgtaaacaaacttgtttatcttaacCACTGGCtgtacaagaagtaggactgagtggacttgtaggctctaaagttttacattttgtttctgagtgcagttatgtaacaaaaaaaaaattgacatttgtaagttgctctttcacgatagagattgcactacagtatttgtatgaggtgaattgaaatactattccttttatcagttttacagtgcaaatatttgtaataaaaataatataaagtgagcaatgtacactttgtattccgtgttgtaattgaaatcaacgtatttgaaaatatagaaaaacatccaaaatatttaatcaatttcaagtggtattctattatttaacagtgcgattaaaactgtgattaatcaccattaattttttgagttaatcttatgagttaattgtgattaattgacagccctagttatttgTATTGGTCTTATACACTGTATTTTAAAGTCAATTTGTTGACCTCCTGTATAGACAGCAAAGCATCCTGAGTGAGCATAAGTGGAGGGCTAAGGTAGTTTAGGGTGGGGAACAACAATGAGGCAGTTCTAAGCTGTATGGGTTACTTGGCTTGTGATCAACTAGTGTGTGGTAGGGCAGGAGGAAAAAGTGCTACTACTTcggtggtggttttgtttttttgttttgtttaaaaaaaaaaattttttttaatatctcctaTGTCttccgccccgccccccacagggcTCGGGCTGGGCATCCTTTAGTACGGAATTTGTATAAAATCAAAATAACTAATCCCAGCAATGACCAGGCACCCCAATGGAAGTTATAATGCAGCATCTTCCTTGATGCTCATGAGTCCCATTctacagagatttcacttttCAGTGGTGAGAAATTACTCCCAAGTGATTAACATAAAAATGGCTTTTAATAGTGCTCTCAtaggagattgtgtgtgtgtcccccatACACTGCTGGCTGGAAGGCTTAAAATTGCAAGgattaaaatggattaatttGGTGTTCAAGAAGTGCAAAACACTTGGCTCAGGGGGTTGGTTATAGACTATGGAGCATTTCCCTTCAAGAATGCAAGTTCTAATGCAGACCAGGTTAGTACTGCCATCTAGTGGTGGACAATGGCCTCTTAAAAATTAATTGGTTTTCTCAGTGCATTTCTAGTGGGCAAGCATCCACAAGGTAGTTGACAATTTCAGCAAATGGAGACATGGCAGCAGTGTGGTTCCTGCAAGCTGTAGTGATGTAAAGATACATCAGCAGAACAGGGTAATGGCTTGTATTGTTTCTGTTACCTGGATTAGAGATAAACAGATGAATTCACATTGCTGGTGTTGTGAATCTGCACTTTTCATGAGCTAATAGTCACTTACTGGGAGGTGGGAAGGGCAAAAGCCTACAGAAAACCCCAAATTCCACATGTACCGGAAATGAAAATTCAGACATCCATATAAAAGTTAAAACAGAGGGTTGACTGTATTGGGTCAAAATTGGAAGGCTAATAATACTGTAGTTTCAAAACTGTGTTCTTTTGAATTTGCCCATGTTAGAGAGTTTGAGTGTTTTGCACTTCTCAGACACTGTAGATAaaaggcaagattttcaaaatgaccagtgattttgggtgtctcaATTTCTCTGTTCCCACCTTTAGACATGTTAAAGAGATCTGAGTTTCAGAAAGTGTTGAGCCATCCACCTGCTCAAAAAATCAGATCTCTTTAAGGCGTCTccagttgggcatccaaaaacagACACCCTAAATCACTACTGATGCTTAACAATCTTAGCCAAAGAACAAGGAGGCTAAAAACCCCAGCAGGCTCACCACAAAGTGGGCAGCTGTCTgggagtgggggcttgggggcaaaaaaaaaaaaattgaaaatatgttttaattgCAACCTCCTAGGGGTATACTCTAAATCTTCTATTGGCCGAGCACATTGGGCACACCGGGGCCTCCTCAGATccctccccaccagctccctaTGTGCCACCTTCCCATTCCcatctatttcagggactcctcccaccccctcaaccATATGTTAGGGGCTCTGTGTGATGCCTATTTCCCCCTTCTACCACATGCCAGGAGCCCACCACAGATCTCCCAGCCCAGGGGGTGGGAAACTATGGTGGCTTTAAACCATCTTTTCACCTCCAcatcctgggctgctccaggggtTAGAGTAGCTCAATTACAGCATTGTCTGCAGGCGACTGAGTGGCAGCACTGCCTGGAATCTacatgctccagccctgcccaggaCACACCTCTCCTCCTACTCCCTGGCCTGGCCCTTATGGTAGGGTCAGAAGGCAACCTTACAGCTGCCTTCCTGAGTTCCCACACTGGCGGAATCCTCCCCCAATAAGAACTGGGGCTTTCAGAGCTCCTTTAGGCTCTCTTTCACTTGTCCCCTCCTTTAGGCTCTCCCCTTCTTGATTTCTTAGAAAAGGAGGTGAAGATTAATCATGAACTTTTCTGCTGCACTATAACTTAATGCTTTGGCATCTTCCTAAGGCTCTCGCTGCAATCTCTTTACCTAATGTATGTGTGCCTGACAAATTATAGTGAACAAACTTGAAAAATACCATAAAAGTTTGAGTAAGGAAAGCATGAATACACAATAATAGGGATTTTAGTCTGTACTTCTTTGGTTTTCATTTCAATACCTTTCTGTGTCCTTTCCTCCAGGTGTTCTAGTGATCTTGGCACTGACAGAAGAGCTGGTGTTTGCTGTTCAGATACACTCGGAGGCAGTATCATCGTCTCAGGGCCTCCTGACAGACACTACCACTATCACAGCCATGGGGATAACAGCTCAACACAAAGGCCATCGCACAATAGGACCTGTTCCCACAACTACTCATTCAACTCTTCACTCAGCTCGCCCACTGGAGACACCTGCCCCTACCATTGACCAGAAGCAAGCAACCAGCAGCCATCCCGTTGGCAAAATGGAAACATATCACTTATACAACCAGAGTGCTTTGTATTCAGGACAGACCCGCCCAAAGgggaaaatatttcagattttcaaaggcaacttCACAGAATCTACAGAGCCTTACCTAAAGACAGCACTGCACTCTCCCTTTCCTACTTTGAGGCGTTCATTCACTAACCACCCATTTCAGCCCCAGACTGCAGCCTCCAATGATCCCAATAGTACTGGGCCAGCAACTACGACAGACTCAAGCTCTTCTCTACACAGCAACACCTTGGAAGGCCTTAAAAAAGCAGAGCGGGTAAATGGAACATGGCTAGTTATGCAGAGAGCAGATCTTACCACGCCAACAGCTGGCCCATCGACTGATCCCAAAACAGGGTCGGTGCCTTTTAAACCCACACACTATgatatatgggatatcctgagcAAAAATAACTCTTGGGTAACATTGAGTCCAAGTACAAATGTACCTTTGTTTGCCAGCCCTGGAACTGCAACAGCAGCAGGTCATTCAGTTCAGACCAGCTTTGATGTCAACATTTCATCACCTACAATGGGAAACCCTAAAGGAACCTCCATGACACCGCACACTATGGTGAATAATGCTACTTTATCCAACAGGGCTCTCTCCACAGCATCCACCACAAGGTTGGCCAGCTCCATTTCAACAGCTGGTTCCACAGCAACGGGAAACTTTCTAAACAGACTGGTGCCTGCTGGAACCTGGAAGCCTGGCATGCCCGGGAATATTTCCCATGTCACTGAGGGGGATAAACCCCAGCACAGAGCAACCATTTGTCTCACCAAGGTGGACATTGCCTGGATCATTCTGGCTATCAGTGTACCTATATCTTCATGTTGTGAGTTAattgcttcttttcttttttcctttcttgagATACAAAATGTGTGCAAGCCCAATGGGATAAGTATTGGCTGGGGACTTACACTGCAAATGCTAACAAATTCATATGGGATTGCTTGTCGTCTATGTTTAGAGAAATAGATCAGAGAATGTGTTAAGTAGCCAAGACTAGAACACTGGCCTCTCAGTTCCAAAATGCAGGCTAAACACTTGAGCTAAAGGCAAACTCCCTTTGCAGGGATTAATAAGCAAGTCAGTTATCTTCTATGTGGGCCATTCACTAGAGCGTACCATAACTCGTCCAGTCACTCACAAAGTCTAGACATTACAGGTCTTGGTgaattctctatcactggcaatttttaaatcaagattggatgttttttttaaaatatatgctctaggaattattttttggggcagttctatggtctgtacaggaaatcagactagatgatcacagcagtcccttctggctgtggaATCTATGAATAGTACCTCAGCAGGAAATAGTGCCCTGACAGCGCACACACTGGGTGACACAAGCAATATGAGACAATATACACTGTGATGTCCTACTATACGCAGAGCTGAGATGGAGGTTCCACCAAACTGATCACACAAGCATAGTTAAGTGGGTCCATCAACAGTGCAAATAAGTGTGTCAAACAGTTACAGGAATATAAACATCTGCCAGCAACCATGGTTCCTGAGCGTTAACCCTGTTATGTTATATACAAGCTGTATTTAGACCCAATTTTGTTACTAATTACAAATTTGGTTAAAATGGTAGTGGAGACAGGGCCTAAGTCAGGCTGATTGCTGAAATAATGTtggaacgagagagagagagagagagacacaagtaTAATAAAAATgcgatttttttttaagggccaACATATCATGATCTGCTAAAGCTAGAAACACTTATGTGGACCAGTAGAAAGTCTGTCCAGACCAGAAAATATTTTCAAGCACTGGTCTTGAAGTAGAGCTCAGAAAGAAAAGTATATTAAAGCCCTGGATTAAGCATCTGGCTGAGTGCTAACAGCAAGCTGAATCTAGAGTGTCTTTTTGAAGGACTTCTGATTATCAATTTGTTTCTTACAGTAAAATAGTTTAACACATAGTGTAATATGTGTTCGTATAACTACATTTTTACATCTCTTATATTGCAAGCTGTGATTTCAACAAGTCATGTATTGTTTTGAATTTGGCCTACATCAGTAGTGAGAGGGCAACGTTCTCAAATGCAGATAGGGACTaaagagcctaagtcccattgacttttcattacttaggagcctaaggcccagatcctccaaagtgttagtgagagttaggcacctaaacaccttgaAGGCTCTGGGCTTAAATCTACATACAAAAAGTTGTGCTGTTTTAACTACACTGATATAATTAAAGTGGTACAAGGCCCCCTAAaggtggatgcagttatattaaCGTCTATGTACTTATAGTGGCACAGCTTATTCCCATAAGGGAAAGGGAATAAACTGTATCAGTAAAATGCACCTTTATACAcctataactgcatctacactatgagctgtACCAgttaaacaaacaacaaaacccacCACATCCCTACCTCACAATTATACTGGTACAAACTGCGTGTAGATGAGGTCTAAGTCGCTGTTGAAACATTTTACCCAGAGAACTTTTAACATTTGGTGGCCACCTTTCAGATAATTTTCTAGCAGACAGATGTCCTCCTGCCAAATCCACTGTAGCACCTGCTCCGCTTATTTTCAGCCTCAACAGAAAGTCAGTGGCTGTAATGGGCATGAAAAATCATCTCTCTGAGTCAGGGTCGAGGCACGTTGGTGGGATAACATGAGGAAACTTGCTCAAGCTGTACCTGCTGCATGGATAATTAGTCCCCAGTGTTGTCACTCCGGCagtaaattcatttttaaatgttctgaAGGGTCAGGCATGATCTATACATAGTGGCAGAAATGATTCTCCACATTGCAGCTCTCACATACTTTGCTCAGGTCAAAGGTTCAGAGTTCCTTTGCCCTGAAGATTTAACCACCTCTGCACACAAAAGCACCACAGTCTCTTTTTACCTACTGGATGC is part of the Chrysemys picta bellii isolate R12L10 chromosome 2, ASM1138683v2, whole genome shotgun sequence genome and harbors:
- the TMEM108 gene encoding transmembrane protein 108 isoform X1 → MKRSLQVLYCQLFRVLVILALTEELVFAVQIHSEAVSSSQGLLTDTTTITAMGITAQHKGHRTIGPVPTTTHSTLHSARPLETPAPTIDQKQATSSHPVGKMETYHLYNQSALYSGQTRPKGKIFQIFKGNFTESTEPYLKTALHSPFPTLRRSFTNHPFQPQTAASNDPNSTGPATTTDSSSSLHSNTLEGLKKAERVNGTWLVMQRADLTTPTAGPSTDPKTGSVPFKPTHYDIWDILSKNNSWVTLSPSTNVPLFASPGTATAAGHSVQTSFDVNISSPTMGNPKGTSMTPHTMVNNATLSNRALSTASTTRLASSISTAGSTATGNFLNRLVPAGTWKPGMPGNISHVTEGDKPQHRATICLTKVDIAWIILAISVPISSCSVLLTVCCMRRKKKTSNPENNLSYWNNAITMDYFNRHAVELPREIQSLETSEDHLSEPRSPANGDYRDSGMVLVNPFCQETLFVGHEQVSEI
- the TMEM108 gene encoding transmembrane protein 108 isoform X4, encoding MKRSLQVLYCQLFRVLVILALTEELVFAVQIHSEAVSSSQGLLTDTTTITAMGITAQHKGHRTIGPVPTTTHSTLHSARPLETPAPTIDQKQATSSHPVGKMETYHLYNQSALYSGQTRPKGKIFQIFKGNFTESTEPYLKTALHSPFPTLRRSFTNHPFQPQTAASNDPNSTGPATTTDSSSSLHSNTLEGLKKAERVNGTWLVMQRADLTTPTAGPSTDPKTGSVPFKPTHYDIWDILSKNNSWVTLSPSTNVPLFASPGTATAAGHSVQTSFDVNISSPTMGNPKGTSMTPHTMVNNATLSNRALSTASTTRLASSISTAGSTATGNFLNRLVPAGTWKPGMPGNISHVTEGDKPQHRATICLTKVDIAWIILAISVPISSCSVLLTVCCMRRKKKTSNPENNLSYWNNAITMDYFNRHAVELPREIQSLETSEVP
- the TMEM108 gene encoding transmembrane protein 108 isoform X3, producing MIFSGVLVILALTEELVFAVQIHSEAVSSSQGLLTDTTTITAMGITAQHKGHRTIGPVPTTTHSTLHSARPLETPAPTIDQKQATSSHPVGKMETYHLYNQSALYSGQTRPKGKIFQIFKGNFTESTEPYLKTALHSPFPTLRRSFTNHPFQPQTAASNDPNSTGPATTTDSSSSLHSNTLEGLKKAERVNGTWLVMQRADLTTPTAGPSTDPKTGSVPFKPTHYDIWDILSKNNSWVTLSPSTNVPLFASPGTATAAGHSVQTSFDVNISSPTMGNPKGTSMTPHTMVNNATLSNRALSTASTTRLASSISTAGSTATGNFLNRLVPAGTWKPGMPGNISHVTEGDKPQHRATICLTKVDIAWIILAISVPISSCSVLLTVCCMRRKKKTSNPENNLSYWNNAITMDYFNRHAVELPREIQSLETSEDHLSEPRSPANGDYRDSGMVLVNPFCQETLFVGHEQVSEI
- the TMEM108 gene encoding transmembrane protein 108 isoform X2, with the translated sequence MKRSLQVLYCQLFRVLVILALTEELVFAVQIHSEAVSSSQGLLTDTTTITAMGITAQHKGHRTIGPVPTTTHSTLHSARPLETPAPTIDQKQATSSHPVGKMETYHLYNQSALYSGQTRPKGKIFQIFKGNFTESTEPYLKTALHSPFPTLRRSFTNHPFQPQTAASNDPNSTGPATTTDSSSSLHSNTLEGLKKAERVNGTWLVMQRADLTTPTAGPSTDPKTGSVPFKPTHYDIWDILSKNNSWVTLSPSTNVPLFASPGTATAAGHSVQTSFDVNISSPTMGNPKGTSMTPHTMVNNATLSNRALSTASTTRLASSISTAGSTATGNFLNRLVPAGTWKPGMPGNISHVTEGDKPQHRATICLTKVDIAWIILAISVPISSCFLLTVCCMRRKKKTSNPENNLSYWNNAITMDYFNRHAVELPREIQSLETSEDHLSEPRSPANGDYRDSGMVLVNPFCQETLFVGHEQVSEI